One Colius striatus isolate bColStr4 chromosome 8, bColStr4.1.hap1, whole genome shotgun sequence genomic region harbors:
- the DNA2 gene encoding DNA replication ATP-dependent helicase/nuclease DNA2 — protein MAESFQKNVTEFPDTILKNGLNNRYCVLEVSVIHRNGSDPEKHLTITASKSLEDTELCILRNGWESVPVVPGDIIHLEGECRSGTWIINEQCGYLVLYPDLLLSGTTISNSIRCMRRAVLSERFRGSESGSHQMLVGTILHDIFQQSVTNNLVREKVEELANIIVYGQKYLKEMYHLNLKQTEIMQEVEEYLPSFFKWAEDFMHNPANQSKMQLKLSNDKKPEDFSSKIEIVDILDIEENIWSPRFGLKGKIDVTARVKIHRQSGVQSRIMPLELKSGKESNSIEHRSQVILYTLLNLERRVDPEAGFLLYLKTGTMYPVSGARMDRRELMKLRNHVAFYLTHSTYKSDVGRQHSQLSTLPPVTDDSQACRYCSQMHNCFLYSRAVEEKMASVSFPPAMVPIVERETQHLKPSHLEYFSLWYLMLTLELQSGESKKGYKNIWMIPSLEREKAGDCVGNLIRVDEVQEISEGQYLHFFQRRNGAIPGTNLLAGDRVVVSGEENGLLGLATGYVKEVSVTKVSCLLGRNLSHLPKTTVFRLDHEEGDFGKGVPFENLSKLMKDSPVSERLRNLIIDFHKPRFIQHLSSVLPPEAKETVANILKGLNKPQKQAMKQVLLSKDYTLIVGMPGTGKTTTICALVRILSACGFSVLLTSFTHTAVDNILLKLAKFKVGFLRLGRAQKVHPDIQKFTEEEICRSKSIKSVTDLEEVYNSQTVVATSCMGVNHPIFAQKQFDFCIVDEASQISQLICLGPLFCSKKFVLVGDHQQLPPLVLNAEARDLGMSESLFKRLEQNQNAVVQLTVQYRMNSKIMSLSNMLVYEGKLECGSEKVSNATVNLPNLKKLKLELADASKTWLKEVLDPDRPVCFLNTEKVPAPEHAEKGGVSNVTEAKLVFFLTSLFIKAGCKPSDIGIISPYRHQLKTITDLMPKLKENRVEVNTVDKYQGRDKSIIIVSFVRNSNDENLGALLKDWRRLNVAITRAKHKLIMVGCVPTLCRYPPLEKLLCHLRAEAMIFNLPAGAHESICKCNIL, from the exons ATGGCAGAGAG ttttcagaagAATGTGACTGAATTCCCCGACACAATACTTAAGAATGGATTGAACAACAGATACTGTGTTTTGGAAGTTAGTGTAATACATAGAAATGGAAGTGACCCTGAGAAACACTTGACAATTACAGCATCTAAGTCACTGGAGGATACAGAGCTCTGCATTCTTAGGAATGGCTG GGAGTCTGTTCCGGTTGTTCCAGGAGACATCATTCATTTAGAAGGGGAGTGTCGTTCCGGTACCTGGATTATAAATGAACAGTGTGGATACCTGGTTCTTTACCCAGATCTGCTGCTTTCTGGCACTACAATATCAAATAGTATTCGATGCATGAGAAGAGCAGTGCTGAGTGAAAGGTTTAGG GGCTCAGAGTCTGGTTCACACCAAATGCTCGTTGGTACAATTCTTCATGACATTTTCCAGCAATCAGTAACAAATAACTTGGTACGAGAAAAAGTGGAAGAACTGGCAAATATAATTGTGTATGGACAAAAGTATCTCAAAGAAAT gtATCACTTAAATCtgaagcaaacagaaataatgCAGGAAGTGGAAGAATACTtgccttcattttttaaatgggcgGAAGACTTCATGCACAATCCAGCTAACCAAAGTAAAATGCAACTAAAACT atCAAATGATAAGAAACCAGAAGATTTCTCTTCCAAGATAGAGATTGTAGACATCTTAGACATTGAAGAGAATATCTGGTCTCCTCGGTTCGGGCTGAAAGGAAAGATTGATGTTACAGCCAGGGTGAAAATCCATCGCCAGTCTGGAGTACAGTCTAGGATAATGCCGTTAGAGCTCAAGTCTGGCAAGGAATCTAATTCCATAGAGCACAGAAGTCAG GTTATTCTGTACACATTGTTGAATTTAGAACGGAGAGTAGATCCTGAAGCTGGATTTCTTCTGTATCTTAAAACTGGTACTATGTACCCTGTTTCTGGAGCTCGCATGGACCGAAGAG AATTAATGAAGTTAAGAAACCATGTGGCCTTCTACTTAACACACAGTACATACAAATCTGACGTGGGAAGACAGCATTCACAGCTTTCTACTTTACCTCCTGTAACTGATGACAGTCAAGCCTGTAGATATTGTTCTCAAATGCACAATTGCTTTCTATATAGCAG AGCTGTAGAAGAAAAGATGGCCAGTGTGTCTTTTCCTCCTGCTATGGTACCTATTGTTGAAAGAGAGACCCAGCACCTGAAACCTTCCCACTTAGAGTATTTCAGCCTGTGGTATCTAATGTTAACCTTGGAGCTGCAAAGTGGAGAGAGTAAAAAAGGATATAAAAATATATGGATGATACCTTCTTTGGAAAG AGAGAAGGCGGGAGATTGTGTTGGAAACTTGATCAGAGTTGATGAAGTACAGGAAATTTCTGAGGGACAGTATCTACATTTTTTCCAACGTAGAAATGGTGCCATACCTGGAACAAATCTGTTGGCTGGTGATCGAGTGGTCGTGAGCGGAGAGGAAAATGGTTTGCTTGGTTTGGCCACTGGCTATGTTAAAGAAGTCAGTGTGACAAAAGTCTCCTGTTTGTTGGGCAG GAATTTGTCACACCTCCCCAAAACCACTGTATTTAGGTTGGATCATGAAGAAGGAGATTTTGGTAAAGGAGTCCCTTTTGAAAACCTTTCTAAACTGATGAAAGATTCCCCAGTCAG CGAAAGGCTCCGCAACTTGATAATTGACTTCCACAAACCACGTTTTATTCAGCATTTGAGCTCTGTCCTTCCTCCGGAAGCAAAGGAAACGgttgcaaatattttaaagg gtcTAAATAAGCCTCAGAAACAGGCAATGAAACAAGTGCTGCTTTCAAAAGACTACACACTTATTGTGGGTATGCCTGGGACAGGAAAAACTACTACAATATGTGCTCTA GTGAGAATTCTTTCTGCTTGTGGCTTCAGTGTTCTTCTGACTAGCTTCACACACACTGCAGTAGACAATATCTTGCTAAAGCTAGCCAAATTCAAGGTTGGTTTCTTGCGCTTGGGGCGAGCTCAGAAGGTTCATCCAGATATACAGAAATTTACAGAAGAAGAGATCTGCAGATCCAAATCAATTAAATCTGTAACAGATTTGGAAGAGGTCTATAACAGTCAG ACAGTGGTAGCAACATCTTGCATGGGAGTAAATCACCCCATCTTTGCTCAGAAGCAATTTGATTTCTGTATAGTTGATGAAGCTTCCCAAATAAGCCAACTCATTTGTTTGGGCCCACTATTCTGCTCCAAAAAGTTTGTGCTGGTAGGGGATcatcagcagctgcctccactTGTCCTGAATGCAGAAGCGAG AGATCTTGGGATGAGTGAAAGCTTATTTAAAAGGctggaacaaaaccaaaatgctgtTGTCCAATTAACTGTGCAATACAGAATGAAtag TAAAATTATGTCACTGAGTAACATGTTGGTGTATGAAGGCAAACTGGAATGTGGCTCAGAGAAGGTGTCAAATGCCACTGTTAACTTGCCCAATCTAAAAAAGTTAAAACTGGAGCTTGCAGATGCTTCAAAAACATGGTTGAAAGAAGTACTTGATCCAGACAGACCTGTGTGTTTTCTGAACACAGAGAAG gtccCAGCACCAGAACATGCAGAAAAAGGTGGTGTAAGTAATGTGACAGAAGCTAAACTGGTATTCTTCCTCACATCCTTATTTATTAAG GCTGGCTGTAAGCCTTCAGACATTGGTATTATATCACCATACAGACACCAATTAAAAACAATCACTGATTTGATGCCAAAACTAAAGGAGAACAGAGTGGAAGTCAACACAGTAGACAAATACCaaggaagagacaaaagtaTCATAATTGTGTCTTTTGTTAGGAACAGTAATGATGAAAAT CTTGGTGCCCTCCTGAAGGACTGGCGCCGTCTTAATGTTGCTATCACAAGAGCCAAGCACAAGCTAATCATGGTGGGCTGTGTTCCAACCCTGTGCCGTTACCCTCCTTTGGAGAAGCTGCTCTGCCATTTACGGGCTGAGGCAAtg ATCTTCAATCTTCCAGCAGGGGCTCATGAAAGTATCTGCAAGTGTAACATTTTATGA